The Candidatus Krumholzibacteriota bacterium genome contains a region encoding:
- a CDS encoding MotA/TolQ/ExbB proton channel family protein, with the protein MTEIFAELQKGGIVMIPLLAASVLGLAVFIERLAALRRRKVIVPEIVSAIGRIEDADDLRVAERICEANPGAFAGVVLAALRNRGLPRDEQREVVLDQGRQEVRSLERGLVVLETIASVGPLLGLMGTVIGMVKVFNVISRVGIGQANILSGGISEALITTVTGLAVGIPALVAYNYFTSRAEGLVLDIEKHTTSLMHRMRAVAGGNGEMQDAV; encoded by the coding sequence ATGACAGAGATCTTCGCGGAACTGCAGAAGGGGGGCATCGTCATGATACCCCTGCTCGCCGCCTCGGTGCTGGGGCTCGCCGTCTTCATCGAGCGGCTCGCCGCCCTGCGGCGGCGGAAGGTGATCGTGCCCGAGATCGTCTCGGCGATCGGGCGGATCGAGGACGCCGACGACCTCCGCGTCGCCGAGCGCATCTGCGAGGCCAACCCCGGCGCCTTCGCCGGCGTCGTCCTCGCCGCGCTGCGCAACCGCGGCCTGCCGCGGGACGAGCAGCGGGAGGTCGTTCTCGACCAGGGACGGCAGGAGGTGCGGAGCCTCGAGCGAGGGCTCGTCGTGCTCGAGACGATCGCCTCGGTCGGACCGCTTCTCGGTCTGATGGGCACGGTGATCGGCATGGTGAAGGTCTTCAACGTCATATCGCGCGTGGGGATCGGGCAGGCCAACATCCTCTCGGGCGGGATCTCCGAGGCGCTGATCACGACGGTCACCGGTCTGGCGGTCGGCATCCCGGCGCTCGTGGCATACAACTACTTCACCTCGCGGGCCGAGGGCCTCGTCCTCGACATCGAGAAGCACACGACCTCGCTGATGCACCGCATGCGGGCCGTGGCGGGCGGGAACGGGGAGATGCAGGATGCGGTTTGA
- a CDS encoding biopolymer transporter ExbD: protein MRFDLKQKRRAAINITSLIDVLFLLLIFFMVSSTFLEQPGMKLDLPAAEAAEAARAGKLTVFIGPGGEILFGDRAVPVDSLEAAMREAVASADDRTLVLKADRDARHGTVVQVMDIAKRAGLERLVVATQAGER, encoded by the coding sequence ATGCGGTTTGATCTCAAGCAGAAGCGGCGGGCGGCGATCAACATCACCTCGCTGATCGACGTGCTCTTCCTGCTCCTCATCTTCTTCATGGTCTCCTCGACCTTCCTCGAGCAGCCGGGGATGAAGCTCGACCTGCCGGCGGCCGAGGCGGCCGAGGCGGCGCGCGCCGGGAAGCTCACCGTCTTCATCGGTCCCGGCGGCGAGATCCTCTTCGGCGACCGGGCCGTGCCGGTCGACAGCCTCGAGGCGGCGATGCGCGAGGCGGTCGCCTCGGCGGACGATCGGACGCTCGTGCTGAAGGCCGACCGCGACGCGCGCCACGGAACGGTGGTGCAGGTGATGGACATCGCGAAGCGCGCGGGGCTCGAACGGCTCGTGGTGGCCACGCAGGCGGGGGAGAGGTGA